ATGCCTAGAGCAACAGTGACCAATACCATTAAGCGTTTAGAATTAAGGTTAAATTTAAGATTGCTTGAACGCACCACTAGGCAAGTCAATTTAACTCCAGATGGCACAGCCTATTATTATCGATGTGAACAACTATTGTCAGATCTTGAAGCGTTAGATAATGAATTTAATAGCAGCGCTACGAAAGGAATACTAAGAGTTAACTTGCAAGGCACACTAGCTAAACATTTTGTGCTGCCATATTTAGCAGATTTTTTGGCTGAATATGCAGAAATCCAATTACTCATAGGCGAGGATGACCGTTTAGTTGATTTGGTGAAAGAAGGCATTGATTGTGTACTGAGAGCTGGCAACTTAAAGGACTCGTCTTTGGTGGGAAAACGTATTGCATCTCTTAAACAAGTCACAGTGGTCAGTCCTAGCTATATAGAAAAATATGGCTTGCCATCCGACATCGACAATTTAGACAAACATATGACAGTTGGGTATGCACTAGACAGTGCGGCTCGGCCTACCACTCTCGACTTTACTATTGAGCAAGAGGTGGTGGGGAAAAAGCTGCCAGTTTTGGTGACTGTGTCTGGTGCTGATCTATACACAGCAGCTGCAAAGGCAGGATTAGGGCTAATTCAAGTACCCGAATATCGAATTAAACAAGAACTGTTAAA
The sequence above is a segment of the Paraglaciecola sp. L3A3 genome. Coding sequences within it:
- a CDS encoding LysR substrate-binding domain-containing protein — its product is MDRIKEMQVFLRVAARKSFTLAAEDLLMPRATVTNTIKRLELRLNLRLLERTTRQVNLTPDGTAYYYRCEQLLSDLEALDNEFNSSATKGILRVNLQGTLAKHFVLPYLADFLAEYAEIQLLIGEDDRLVDLVKEGIDCVLRAGNLKDSSLVGKRIASLKQVTVVSPSYIEKYGLPSDIDNLDKHMTVGYALDSAARPTTLDFTIEQEVVGKKLPVLVTVSGADLYTAAAKAGLGLIQVPEYRIKQELLKGELVVVLSNAPPPPMPVSVLYPQRQNLSARTKVFVDWLETLFSQAK